A single Nitrospirota bacterium DNA region contains:
- a CDS encoding YdcF family protein, giving the protein MPAPENFVAMELQDIAKFLINPVLYLFIGLVILLLTKKQGRKQILFLMLFLYTISIPFTGHLFSKVWKVNDTLSPQKTYDAVVVLSGVSDSTWHLERADIPYIPEDFFASHDGTDRILAGIYFVQSGKAGLLLIGDSVRVSHKYGISRIYREGRYAKKLAADMGLKERQIHIYGEVRKTLNEAENVRKYVQDNHIKRLLLVTSEMHMRRAHAMFRKQGMEPDVFSVNKGKNITPDSFVPQAHGFRNTEECLYELVAYISYFFKGNL; this is encoded by the coding sequence TTGCCGGCGCCTGAAAATTTCGTGGCAATGGAACTTCAGGACATCGCAAAATTTCTGATTAATCCTGTCCTTTATCTCTTTATCGGGCTCGTGATTCTCTTGCTGACAAAAAAGCAGGGAAGAAAGCAGATACTTTTCCTGATGCTCTTCCTCTATACCATCAGTATTCCCTTTACGGGACATCTCTTTTCGAAAGTCTGGAAGGTCAATGATACTTTGTCTCCTCAGAAAACGTATGATGCGGTTGTGGTGCTCTCGGGAGTAAGTGATTCAACGTGGCACCTTGAACGTGCAGATATCCCCTATATTCCGGAAGATTTCTTTGCATCTCACGATGGTACTGACCGGATTCTTGCCGGGATATATTTTGTCCAATCAGGAAAGGCCGGTCTTTTGCTGATCGGTGATTCTGTTCGTGTATCGCACAAATACGGCATCTCCAGAATATACCGTGAAGGAAGATATGCGAAGAAACTGGCAGCCGATATGGGACTGAAAGAACGGCAGATTCATATTTACGGCGAGGTAAGAAAAACGTTAAACGAAGCGGAGAATGTGCGAAAATATGTACAGGACAACCACATAAAGAGGCTGCTTTTGGTCACATCCGAAATGCATATGCGAAGGGCTCATGCCATGTTCAGAAAGCAGGGAATGGAACCCGACGTTTTCTCTGTCAATAAAGGGAAGAACATTACCCCGGATTCATTTGTTCCGCAGGCACACGGATTCAGAAACACCGAAGAATGTCTTTATGAGCTAGTTGCATACATAAGTTATTTCTTCAAAGGCAACCTGTAA